A region from the Acyrthosiphon pisum isolate AL4f chromosome A1, pea_aphid_22Mar2018_4r6ur, whole genome shotgun sequence genome encodes:
- the LOC100160659 gene encoding ATP-dependent 6-phosphofructokinase isoform X4 translates to MEEDQKRFIERGSHKGKGLAVFTSGGDSQGMNAAVRAVVRMAIYLGCKVFFIKEGYQGMVDGGDNIEEANWSSVSSIIHKGGTVIGSARCMDFKERVGRLKAACNLVKRGITNLVVIGGDGSLTGANLFRQEWSSLLDELLQTSQINKAEREKYKQLNIVGMVGSIDNDFCGTDMTIGTDSALHRIMDAIDAIVSTAYSHQRTFIMEVMGRHCGYLALVTALAAEADFVFIPEWPPHQDWASKMCKKLLQERTAGQRLNIIIVSEGAIDRDGQPITAEMVKQVVVDNLKQDTRITVLGHVQRGGAPSAFDRVLGCRMGAEAVMALMEATPETEACVVSLDGNQAVRLPLMECVEKTKAVAKAMADKEWELAVQLRGRSFARNLETYKMLTRLKPPRSAFDELGRGLEGYTLAVMHIGAPACGMNSAVRSFVRNCIYRGDTVYGIHDGVEGLVAGNIQVMQWSDVTGWVGQGGAMLGTKRTLPEKRMPEIAARLKEFNIQALLIIGGFEAYQAGIQLVQNRNNFPEFCIPMVIIPSTISNNVPGTEFSLGCDTALNEITEICDRIRQSAQGTKRRVFVIETMGGYCGYLATVAGLAGGADAAYIYEEKFTIKDLQNDVYHMASKMAEGVQRGLILRNEKCSENYNTDFIFRLYTEEGKGLFSTRMNVLGHMQQGGSPTPFDRNMGTKQAAKCVEWLVEKLRESTRPDGTIYTDNPDTAAMMGVIRRQYRFTPLTDLLPLTNFEQRIAKTQWWLKLRPLLRILAKHDSAYEEEGMYITVEEGLEADTLLA, encoded by the exons GTATGAATGCTGCTGTCCGTGCAGTTGTTCGTATGGCTATATACCTTGGTTGCAAGGTGTTTTTCATTAAAGAGGGTTATCAAGGTATGGTGGATGGCGGGGATAACATAGAAGAAGCTAATTGGTCATCGGTGTCATCTATAATACATAAG GGTGGTACTGTAATTGGTTCAGCGCGATGTATGGATTTCAAAGAACGTGTCGGGCGGCTAAAGGCTGCTTGCAACTTGGTAAAACGTGGAATTACAAATTTGGTAGTAATTGGAGGTGATGGTTCTCTAACAGGAGCTAACCTATTTAGACAAGAATGGTCTAGTCTTCTAGATGAGCTATTGCAGACTTCACAGATTAATAAGGCAGaacgtgaaaaatataaacagttgAATATTGTCGGAATGGTTGGTTCTATTGATAATGATTTTTGTGGTACTGATATGACAATTGGTACGGATTCCGCATTACATCGCATAATGGATGCAATTGATGCTATTGTGTCAACAGCCTATTCACATCAGAGAACATTTATCATGGAAGTAATGGGACGCCATTGCGG GTATTTAGCTTTGGTTACGGCATTGGCGGCAGAAGCCGATTTTGTGTTCATTCCAGAATGGCCGCCTCACCAAGATTGGGCGtcgaaaatgtgtaaaaaattgCTACAG gaaCGGACGGCTGGCCAGCGTTTAAACATCATCATCGTGTCCGAAGGTGCCATCGACCGTGACGGACAGCCGATCACTGCCGAGATGGTGAAACAAGTGGTAGTCGATAACTTGAAACAGGACACGCGGATTACGGTCTTGGGTCACGTCCAGAGAGGAGGTGCCCCATCGGCTTTCGATAGAGTTTTG GGGTGCAGAATGGGAGCCGAAGCTGTCATGGCCTTGATGGAAGCTACACCAGAAACCGAGGCTTGTGTCGTGTCATTGGATGGAAACCAAGCGGTCCGTCTGCCGTTGATGGAATGTGTTGAAAAGACTAAAGCCGTGGCCAAAGCGATGGCAGACAAAGAATGGGAATTGGCTGTACAACTCAGAGGAAG GAGTTTTGCGAGAAACTTGGAAACATACAAAATGTTGACACGTTTGAAGCCACCGCGGTCAGCGTTCGATGAATTGGGACGTGGATTG GAAGGTTATACTCTTGCTGTAATGCACATTGGAGCTCCAGCATGTGGTATGAATTCTGCCGTACGTTCATTTGTACGGAATTGCATCTATAGAGGGGACACAGTTTATGGAATTCATGACGGTGTGGAAGGTTTAGTTGCTGgaaat ATTCAAGTAATGCAGTGGTCTGACGTTACTGGCTGGGTCGGCCAAGGCGGTGCTATGTTGGGAACAAAGCGTACTCTTCCAGAAAAAAGAATGCCGGAAATTGCTGCAAGGCTCAAAGAGTTCAACATCCAAGCACTTTTGATAATTGGAGGCTTTGAG gcATACCAAGCTGGAATTCAGTTGGTTCAGAACCGTAACAATTTCCCGGAATTCTGCATACCAATGGTTATAATACCATCAACCATTAGTAACAACGTGCCTGGTACAGAATTTTCGTTAGGTTGTGATACCGCTCTAAATGAAATCACAGag ATTTGTGATAGAATTAGACAGTCCGCTCAAGGTACTAAGCGGCGTGTATTTGTTATTGAAACTATGGGTGGTTACTGTGGATATTTAGCTACCGTTGCTGGTCTGGCTGGTGGTGCTGATGCAGCTTATATATACGAAGAGAAATTTACCATAAAAGATTTGCAAAACGATGTTTATCATATGGCTTCAAAGATGGCAGAAGGTGTTCAACGTGGTTTGATATTAAG gAATGAAAAATGTAGTGAGAACTACAACACTGACTTTATATTCAGACTTTACACTGAAGAAGGGAAAGGATTATTCAGTACTCGTATGAATGTTTTAG GTCATATGCAACAAGGTGGTTCACCTACTCCATTTGATCGTAATATGGGTACAAAGCAAGCAGCAAAATGTGTGGAATGGTTAGTTGAAAAATTGAGAGAGTCTACTAGACCAGACGGAACAATTTATACAGATAATCCAGATACAGCAGCAATGATGGGTGTTATAAGACGGCAGTATCGTTTCACGCCTTTAACTGATTTGTTGCCTCTTACCAATTTTGA gcAGCGTATAGCTAAGACTCAGTGGTGGTTGAAATTGAGACCACTCTTACGTATACTCGCTAAACACGATAGTGCGTATGAAGAGGAAGGTATGTACATAACAGTTGAGGAAGGACTTGAAGCAGATACACTGTTGGCTTAA